From Streptomyces zhihengii, the proteins below share one genomic window:
- a CDS encoding 50S ribosomal protein L25/general stress protein Ctc: MSEVKLAATVRSEFGKGAARRIRREDKVPGVLYGHGTDPVHVTLPGHDLLLALRTPNVLLALAIDGKNELAIPKAVQRNPLKGFIEHVDLLLVKRGEKVSVDIPVLTEGDLAPGAFLVEHVLNALPVEAEATHIPESVTVSVEGLSAGDSVLAKDVTLPKGTTLTVEDDAVVIQVLAAQAEEPAAEGTEGEGDEAAEA, translated from the coding sequence ATGTCCGAGGTCAAGCTCGCCGCCACGGTCCGTTCCGAGTTCGGCAAGGGCGCCGCCCGCCGCATCCGCCGCGAGGACAAGGTCCCCGGCGTTCTCTACGGCCACGGCACCGACCCGGTCCACGTCACGCTGCCGGGTCACGACCTGCTGCTGGCGCTGCGTACGCCGAACGTCCTGCTCGCCCTCGCCATCGACGGCAAGAACGAGCTCGCGATCCCGAAGGCCGTGCAGCGCAACCCGCTCAAGGGCTTCATCGAGCACGTCGACCTGCTCCTCGTGAAGCGCGGCGAGAAGGTCAGCGTCGACATCCCGGTCCTGACCGAGGGCGACCTGGCCCCCGGCGCGTTCCTGGTCGAGCACGTGCTGAACGCCCTGCCGGTCGAGGCCGAGGCCACCCACATCCCCGAGTCCGTCACGGTCTCCGTCGAGGGCCTGTCCGCCGGTGACTCCGTCCTGGCCAAGGACGTCACGCTGCCCAAGGGCACCACGCTGACCGTCGAGGACGACGCCGTCGTCATCCAGGTCCTGGCCGCGCAGGCCGAGGAGCCGGCCGCCGAGGGCACCGAGGGCGAGGGCGACGAGGCCGCCGAGGCCTGA
- a CDS encoding YwqJ-related putative deaminase: MHTAQPSSSPGTSGDPRLSWSSDEPARPPALRHRRDGILPAVAAALSVRGETLTGTAGKGDRPPLLHPLVQDFLDTLTSGQRERFTGRCPEAILLSRHLTAAESQRSKRAQRKPLTHGEARRSLKQAKLTARRIREDGDPLHGSYAPPCRSCTAMLDHFGVRPVDPTA; encoded by the coding sequence ATGCACACAGCGCAACCAAGTTCGTCACCCGGCACATCCGGCGATCCGCGCCTGAGCTGGAGCAGTGACGAGCCCGCACGCCCGCCCGCCCTGCGGCACCGCCGCGACGGCATCCTGCCCGCGGTGGCCGCCGCGCTGTCCGTGCGCGGCGAGACGCTCACCGGCACCGCGGGCAAGGGCGACCGTCCACCGCTCCTCCACCCGCTGGTGCAGGACTTCCTCGACACCCTCACCAGCGGCCAGCGCGAACGTTTCACCGGCCGCTGCCCGGAGGCCATCCTGCTCTCCCGGCACCTCACGGCCGCCGAGTCGCAGCGCTCCAAGCGCGCCCAGCGCAAACCGCTGACCCACGGCGAGGCCCGCCGCTCCCTCAAGCAGGCGAAGCTCACCGCCCGCCGCATCCGCGAGGACGGCGACCCCCTGCACGGCAGCTACGCCCCGCCCTGCCGGTCCTGCACCGCCATGCTCGACCACTTCGGCGTACGCCCCGTCGACCCGACCGCCTGA
- a CDS encoding SMI1/KNR4 family protein, protein MTTGRQGLGAATGPGAGARTAPPNAAYAGQLVHFPDPVRAARHPRGVRMDDHGFPDFSPYARAAAEIAEPPEGFGVDELRLTDYVSANAALHAEGHPLWDTVSAVATPHGWTWHHVPGTRRMELVPVEVKALLRHHGGLVTAPVDQSKRGTRPLQETRPAHFRLPRHAVAVTEQQLLGVEEDLGYRLPGAYRTFLKAAGGCAPVGAALDAELGILVDQPFFTVRDEAAVNDLVYVNKCLRDHLTKDYLGVAFAQGGILAVKVRGSDIGSVWFCAYDDARDRDGLSVQERVERLLLPCGADFDAFLQRLAGNPPELETVANLMVDGGFAHAVPVPVPGEG, encoded by the coding sequence ATGACGACAGGTCGGCAGGGCCTGGGGGCAGCCACGGGCCCCGGGGCCGGCGCGCGTACCGCGCCACCGAACGCGGCCTACGCCGGGCAGCTCGTGCACTTCCCGGACCCGGTGAGGGCCGCTCGCCACCCGCGGGGTGTGCGGATGGACGACCACGGGTTCCCGGACTTCTCGCCGTACGCCCGTGCGGCGGCGGAGATCGCCGAGCCCCCGGAGGGCTTCGGTGTCGACGAGCTGCGGCTGACCGACTACGTGTCGGCGAACGCGGCCCTGCACGCGGAGGGCCACCCCCTGTGGGACACGGTGTCCGCCGTCGCCACTCCGCACGGCTGGACCTGGCACCACGTGCCGGGCACGCGGCGGATGGAGCTGGTGCCGGTCGAGGTGAAGGCGCTGCTGCGTCATCACGGCGGGCTGGTGACGGCCCCGGTGGACCAGTCCAAGCGCGGCACCCGTCCGCTGCAGGAGACGCGTCCGGCGCACTTCCGGCTGCCGCGGCACGCGGTGGCGGTCACCGAGCAGCAGCTGCTGGGTGTCGAGGAGGACCTGGGGTACCGGCTGCCCGGGGCGTACCGCACCTTCCTGAAGGCGGCGGGCGGCTGCGCGCCGGTGGGCGCGGCACTCGACGCCGAGCTGGGGATCCTGGTGGACCAGCCCTTCTTCACGGTGCGGGACGAGGCCGCGGTCAACGACCTGGTGTACGTGAACAAGTGCCTGCGCGACCACCTCACCAAGGACTACCTGGGCGTCGCGTTCGCCCAGGGCGGGATCCTCGCGGTGAAGGTGCGGGGTTCCGACATCGGCTCGGTCTGGTTCTGCGCCTACGACGACGCCCGTGACCGGGACGGTCTGAGCGTCCAGGAGCGGGTGGAGCGGCTGCTGCTGCCGTGCGGCGCGGACTTCGACGCCTTCCTCCAGCGGCTGGCGGGCAATCCCCCCGAGCTGGAGACCGTGGCGAATCTGATGGTGGACGGCGGCTTCGCGCACGCCGTGCCGGTTCCCGTTCCGGGCGAGGGGTGA
- the glmU gene encoding bifunctional UDP-N-acetylglucosamine diphosphorylase/glucosamine-1-phosphate N-acetyltransferase GlmU: MSANRPAAVVVLAAGEGTRMKSKTPKVLHEISGRALVGHVVSAARELEPEQLVVVVGHAREQVEAHLADRYAGTRTAFQAEQNGTGHAVRMGLEELGGAPDGTVIVVCGDTPLLTGATLSALAATHGADGNAVTVLTAEVPDSTGYGRIVRDAATGAVTAIVEHKDASDAQRAIREINSGVFAFDGALLGDALKKVRTDNSQGEEYLTDVLGILREAGHRVGASVAGDHREILGINNRLQLAEARRLLNQRLLEQAMLAGVTVVDPASVVVDVTVTFEPDAVVHPGTQLLGATHVGEGAEVGPNTRLTDTVVHAGARVDNTVAYSSEVGEGASVGPFAYLRPGTRLGAKGKIGTYVETKNAVIGEGTKVPHLSYVGDATIGEYSNIGAASVFVNYDGEKKHHTTIGSHCRTGSDNMFVAPVTVGDGAYTAAGSVITKDVPAGSLAVARGQQRNIEGWVARKRPGSAAAQAAAAATEDVVGEN, from the coding sequence GTGAGCGCCAATCGCCCGGCAGCCGTCGTCGTCCTTGCAGCGGGTGAGGGCACCCGCATGAAGTCGAAGACCCCCAAAGTCCTGCATGAGATCTCCGGGCGTGCGCTCGTGGGACACGTCGTATCGGCCGCGCGTGAGCTGGAGCCCGAGCAGCTCGTCGTCGTCGTGGGCCATGCGCGCGAGCAGGTGGAGGCACACCTCGCCGACCGGTACGCCGGGACGCGGACCGCGTTCCAGGCCGAGCAGAACGGCACCGGTCACGCCGTGCGCATGGGGCTGGAGGAGCTCGGCGGGGCGCCGGACGGCACGGTGATCGTGGTCTGCGGCGACACCCCGCTGCTGACCGGCGCGACCCTGTCCGCGCTCGCCGCCACCCACGGCGCCGACGGCAACGCGGTGACGGTGCTGACCGCCGAGGTGCCCGACTCCACGGGCTACGGCCGCATCGTGCGCGACGCCGCCACCGGCGCGGTGACGGCGATCGTCGAGCACAAGGACGCGAGCGACGCGCAGCGGGCGATCCGGGAGATCAACTCCGGCGTCTTCGCGTTCGACGGCGCGCTGCTCGGCGACGCGCTGAAGAAGGTGCGGACCGACAACAGCCAGGGCGAGGAGTACCTGACCGATGTGCTCGGGATCCTGCGCGAGGCGGGTCACCGGGTGGGCGCGTCGGTGGCCGGGGACCACCGGGAGATCCTGGGCATCAACAACCGCCTCCAGCTCGCCGAGGCGCGGCGGCTGCTGAACCAGCGGCTGCTGGAGCAGGCGATGCTCGCGGGCGTGACGGTGGTGGACCCGGCGTCGGTCGTCGTCGACGTGACGGTGACGTTCGAGCCGGACGCGGTCGTGCACCCGGGGACGCAGCTCCTCGGCGCGACCCATGTCGGCGAGGGCGCCGAGGTCGGCCCGAACACGCGGCTGACGGACACCGTGGTCCACGCGGGCGCCCGGGTGGACAACACGGTGGCGTACTCCTCCGAGGTGGGCGAGGGCGCGTCGGTGGGGCCGTTCGCGTATCTGCGCCCCGGGACGAGGCTTGGCGCCAAGGGCAAGATCGGCACCTACGTCGAGACGAAGAACGCCGTGATCGGCGAGGGCACCAAGGTGCCGCACCTGTCGTACGTGGGCGACGCGACGATCGGCGAGTACTCGAACATCGGCGCGGCCAGCGTGTTCGTGAACTACGACGGCGAGAAGAAGCACCACACCACGATCGGCTCGCACTGCCGTACGGGCTCGGACAACATGTTTGTGGCTCCTGTCACTGTCGGGGACGGCGCCTACACGGCCGCCGGCTCCGTGATCACGAAGGACGTGCCGGCCGGTTCACTGGCCGTCGCCCGGGGCCAGCAGCGGAATATCGAGGGTTGGGTGGCACGCAAGCGTCCCGGCAGCGCGGCCGCGCAGGCTGCCGCGGCGGCAACCGAGGACGTCGTCGGCGAGAACTGA
- a CDS encoding sensor histidine kinase, whose product MTATGAEQDATGPTARAWLWWGRRRSAVLDVGLAAASALECAVQGVGFAEHAGLPVPFGVLFGLAVGSVLVLRRRWPIAVVLVSVATTPAEMGYLMAVVGLYTLAASEVPRRIMATLAGMSLAATFIVTFVRVRQDVQAADYGAWYEPVTAVFLSLGLTAPPVLLGLYIGARRRLMESLRERADSLEQELSLLADRAEQRAQWARQEERTRIAREMHDVVAHRVSLMVVHAAALQAVALKDPQKAVKNAALVGDMGRQALTELREMLGVLRAGGSEKVPEAKPVPLAAVGAAAAAAAAAAAEDGPCLADIEALVGQSRQAGMVVEFAVHGDARDYAPQVEQTAYRVVQEALTNVHKHAAGAKVRVRLAHREAEVAMQVENGAPDAAGTAAPVLPSGGNGLVGMRERVTALGGVFVSGPTDAGGFRVSAVLPHGERAA is encoded by the coding sequence ATGACCGCAACGGGGGCAGAGCAGGACGCCACGGGCCCGACCGCCCGGGCGTGGCTGTGGTGGGGGCGGCGGCGCAGTGCCGTGCTGGATGTGGGGCTGGCGGCGGCGTCGGCCCTGGAGTGCGCGGTGCAGGGGGTCGGTTTCGCCGAGCACGCCGGTCTGCCGGTGCCCTTCGGGGTGCTGTTCGGACTGGCCGTCGGGTCGGTGCTGGTGCTGCGGCGGCGGTGGCCGATCGCCGTGGTGCTCGTGTCCGTGGCGACGACGCCGGCGGAGATGGGCTATCTGATGGCCGTCGTCGGGCTCTACACGCTGGCCGCGTCGGAGGTGCCGCGGCGGATCATGGCGACGCTGGCCGGGATGTCGCTGGCGGCCACGTTCATCGTCACCTTCGTCCGGGTCCGCCAGGACGTGCAGGCCGCGGACTACGGGGCCTGGTACGAGCCGGTCACGGCGGTGTTCCTGTCGCTCGGGCTGACGGCTCCGCCGGTGCTGCTCGGTCTGTACATAGGGGCGCGCCGGAGGCTGATGGAGAGCCTGCGGGAGCGGGCGGACAGCCTGGAGCAGGAGCTGTCGCTGCTGGCCGACCGGGCCGAGCAGCGGGCGCAGTGGGCGCGCCAGGAGGAGCGGACGCGGATCGCGCGGGAGATGCACGACGTGGTCGCGCACCGGGTGAGCCTGATGGTGGTGCACGCGGCGGCGCTGCAGGCGGTGGCGCTCAAGGATCCGCAGAAGGCGGTGAAGAACGCGGCGCTGGTGGGCGACATGGGCCGACAGGCGCTGACCGAGCTGCGGGAGATGCTCGGGGTGCTGCGCGCGGGCGGTTCCGAGAAGGTCCCGGAGGCGAAGCCGGTGCCGCTGGCGGCGGTGGGGGCGGCCGCGGCCGCGGCCGCCGCCGCGGCGGCGGAGGACGGGCCGTGTCTCGCGGACATCGAGGCGCTGGTCGGGCAGTCCCGGCAGGCGGGGATGGTCGTGGAGTTCGCGGTGCACGGTGACGCGCGGGACTACGCGCCCCAGGTGGAGCAGACCGCGTACCGGGTGGTGCAGGAGGCGCTGACCAACGTCCACAAGCACGCGGCCGGGGCGAAGGTCAGGGTCCGGCTCGCGCATCGCGAGGCGGAGGTGGCGATGCAGGTGGAGAACGGGGCGCCGGACGCCGCGGGCACGGCGGCCCCGGTTCTGCCGAGCGGCGGCAACGGGCTGGTGGGGATGCGGGAGCGGGTGACCGCGCTGGGCGGGGTGTTCGTCTCGGGCCCCACCGACGCGGGCGGCTTCCGGGTGTCGGCGGTGCTGCCCCACGGGGAGCGGGCGGCCTGA
- a CDS encoding DUF485 domain-containing protein, whose amino-acid sequence MSYHHAFPEPPAPPRPRPDGRHRQPGPGPYQDTHPDPYGQYGFAGTPFDDGRDHGDHRERPAAPGAGDRQEIRRLGSAYRRLRRVATLTALGYFVLYLFLSGYAPGLMTGRISGGLTTGVLLGLVQLPVALAAIAVYERIARRRVDPLATAVRERAEAAATAAPRGRRHPAGGARA is encoded by the coding sequence ATGTCGTACCACCACGCGTTCCCCGAACCACCCGCTCCCCCACGCCCCCGGCCCGACGGCCGGCACCGGCAGCCCGGGCCCGGCCCGTACCAGGACACCCACCCGGACCCGTACGGCCAGTACGGCTTCGCCGGGACACCGTTCGACGACGGCCGGGACCACGGCGACCACCGGGAGCGGCCCGCGGCCCCCGGGGCCGGCGACCGCCAGGAGATCCGCCGGCTCGGCTCCGCCTACCGCCGGCTGCGCCGCGTCGCCACCCTCACCGCGCTCGGCTACTTCGTGCTCTACCTCTTCCTCTCCGGCTACGCGCCCGGCCTGATGACCGGCCGGATCAGCGGCGGGCTCACCACCGGCGTCCTGCTGGGCCTCGTCCAGCTCCCCGTCGCGCTCGCCGCCATCGCCGTCTACGAGCGGATCGCGCGCCGCCGCGTCGACCCGCTCGCCACGGCCGTCCGGGAGCGCGCCGAGGCCGCCGCCACCGCCGCCCCCCGCGGACGGCGCCACCCCGCGGGAGGTGCGCGCGCGTGA
- a CDS encoding SUKH-3 domain-containing protein: MPDHLSTTRFPVAVDAALREAGWQPGRWDIKQAEHWADSLRAHASPAGHRHSVFPAVVEAWAEFGGLTLVAAGPGRQYAPAPVLLDPLAGLHLARTLADLGRALETEVSPLGMEGDQQAVLAMDIEGRVYSIDHTGDYYLGPDIDHALTTLVTGVQPARLTTG; the protein is encoded by the coding sequence ATGCCCGACCACCTGAGCACGACCCGCTTCCCCGTCGCCGTCGACGCCGCACTGCGCGAGGCCGGCTGGCAGCCGGGCCGCTGGGACATCAAGCAGGCCGAGCACTGGGCCGACAGCCTGCGCGCCCACGCCTCACCCGCCGGACACCGGCACAGCGTCTTCCCCGCCGTGGTCGAGGCCTGGGCGGAGTTCGGCGGACTGACCCTCGTCGCCGCCGGGCCCGGGCGCCAGTACGCGCCCGCCCCCGTCCTCCTCGACCCCCTCGCGGGCCTCCACCTCGCCCGCACCCTGGCCGACCTCGGCCGCGCCCTGGAGACGGAGGTCTCCCCGCTCGGCATGGAGGGCGACCAGCAGGCCGTCCTGGCCATGGACATCGAGGGACGCGTCTACAGCATCGACCACACCGGCGACTACTACCTCGGCCCCGACATCGACCACGCCCTGACCACCCTGGTCACCGGCGTCCAGCCCGCCCGGCTCACCACCGGCTGA
- a CDS encoding sodium/solute symporter, whose product MNGFDSDAQTMSLIAFIAVITVTLLLCVMTGPDRDDLGEFYTGYRSLSPVQSGLAIAGDYISAGTVLGTIGIIALLGYDGLSLALSTVLSLVLMMFLLAEPLRNAGRFTMGDVLTRRTPGPAVRITSAAVTLTALLPLVVFQLAGAGDLLAVVLGFHADGFKTGSIVFLGLLMIAYAAIGGMKGTAFIQIVKTVVLLGASTAVAVLLLERFDFSLGGLLAAAERGSGAGDAYLTAGLQFGGDQTDMISAQLTVVLGAAVLPHITMRMFTARSARAVRRSMSWAVSTVVVTCLLLAVIGFGAAAVVGHQGLVAADPQGKSAFLLVTQALLGQEPGPLGSLLFTGVATAVFLTLLASVAGITLACANSLAHDLVAHGLRRVRPSHATEMAVARAAAAGVGLVALAVAAGARHLNLQALLMLSFCVGASAVAPALVYSLFWRRYARTGLLATLITGTVSALVLMTGTDLVSGSPQAVFPEADFNWFPFTTTGLVSVPLGFAAGWLGTVLSERRGAAGAEALRYEEVEPVLLAGAPAADRTA is encoded by the coding sequence GTGAACGGCTTCGACTCCGACGCCCAGACCATGTCGCTGATCGCGTTCATCGCCGTCATCACCGTCACGCTGCTGCTCTGCGTGATGACCGGCCCCGACCGCGACGACCTCGGCGAGTTCTACACCGGCTACCGCTCGCTCTCCCCGGTGCAGAGCGGGCTCGCCATCGCGGGCGACTACATCTCCGCCGGCACCGTGCTCGGCACCATCGGCATCATCGCCCTGCTCGGCTACGACGGGCTCTCGCTCGCCCTGAGCACCGTGCTCTCCCTCGTGCTGATGATGTTCCTGCTCGCCGAACCCCTGCGGAACGCGGGCCGGTTCACCATGGGCGACGTCCTCACCCGGCGCACCCCCGGCCCGGCCGTGCGGATCACCTCGGCCGCCGTCACGCTCACCGCGCTGCTGCCGCTGGTCGTCTTCCAGCTCGCCGGCGCGGGCGACCTGCTCGCCGTCGTCCTCGGCTTCCACGCCGACGGGTTCAAGACCGGCTCGATCGTCTTCCTCGGCCTGCTGATGATCGCCTACGCGGCCATCGGCGGCATGAAGGGCACCGCGTTCATCCAGATCGTGAAGACCGTGGTGCTGCTCGGCGCCTCCACCGCCGTCGCGGTGCTCCTGCTGGAACGCTTCGACTTCAGCCTGGGCGGCCTGCTGGCCGCCGCCGAGCGCGGCAGCGGCGCGGGCGACGCCTACCTCACCGCCGGCCTCCAGTTCGGCGGCGACCAGACGGACATGATCAGCGCCCAGCTCACGGTGGTGCTCGGCGCCGCGGTGCTGCCCCACATCACGATGCGCATGTTCACCGCCCGCAGCGCACGGGCCGTGCGCCGGTCCATGTCATGGGCGGTGTCGACCGTCGTGGTGACCTGCCTGCTGCTCGCCGTCATCGGCTTCGGCGCCGCCGCCGTCGTCGGCCACCAGGGGCTCGTCGCCGCCGACCCGCAGGGCAAGAGCGCCTTCCTGCTGGTCACCCAGGCCCTCCTCGGCCAGGAGCCGGGGCCGCTGGGCTCGCTGCTCTTCACGGGCGTGGCGACCGCGGTCTTCCTCACCCTGCTCGCCTCCGTCGCCGGGATCACCCTGGCCTGCGCCAACAGCCTCGCCCACGACCTCGTCGCCCACGGGCTGCGCAGGGTGCGGCCGAGCCACGCGACGGAGATGGCGGTGGCGCGCGCCGCCGCCGCGGGCGTCGGGCTCGTCGCCCTCGCCGTCGCGGCCGGCGCCCGGCACCTCAACCTCCAGGCGCTGCTGATGCTGTCGTTCTGCGTCGGCGCCTCCGCGGTCGCCCCCGCACTGGTCTACAGCCTGTTCTGGCGCCGGTACGCGCGCACCGGGCTCCTGGCCACCCTGATCACCGGCACCGTCTCGGCGCTGGTGCTGATGACCGGCACCGACCTGGTCTCCGGCTCGCCGCAGGCCGTCTTCCCCGAGGCGGACTTCAACTGGTTCCCGTTCACCACGACCGGGCTCGTCTCCGTCCCCCTCGGCTTCGCCGCGGGCTGGCTCGGCACCGTGCTCTCCGAACGCCGCGGCGCCGCCGGCGCGGAGGCCCTGCGGTACGAGGAGGTCGAGCCCGTCCTGCTGGCGGGCGCGCCGGCCGCCGACCGGACGGCCTGA
- a CDS encoding ribose-phosphate diphosphokinase, producing the protein MTGIKTTGEKKMMLFSGRAHPELAEEVAHQLGVGLVPTKAFDFANGEIYVRFQESARGADCFLMQSHTAPINKWIMEQLIMIDALKRASARSITVIIPSYGYARQDKKHRGREPISARLIADLLKTAGADRILTVDLHTDQIQGFFDGPVDHLSALPVLADYVGAKVDRNKLTIVSPDAGRVRVADRWCDRLDAPLAIVHKRRDKDVANQVTVHEVVGEVEGRVCVLVDDMIDTGGTICAAADALFANGAEDVIVTATHGILSGPAADRLKNSKVSEFVLTNTLPTPGELELDKIKVLSMAPTIARAVREVFEDGSVTSLFEEDK; encoded by the coding sequence GTGACCGGGATCAAGACGACCGGCGAGAAGAAGATGATGCTCTTCTCCGGCCGCGCCCACCCCGAGCTTGCCGAGGAGGTCGCACACCAGCTCGGTGTCGGCCTCGTCCCGACGAAGGCATTCGATTTCGCCAACGGTGAGATCTACGTCCGCTTCCAGGAGTCGGCCCGCGGCGCGGACTGCTTCCTGATGCAGAGCCACACGGCTCCCATCAACAAGTGGATCATGGAGCAGCTGATCATGATCGATGCTCTCAAGCGGGCCTCGGCCCGGAGCATCACCGTGATCATCCCGTCGTACGGCTACGCCCGGCAGGACAAGAAGCACCGCGGCCGCGAGCCGATCTCGGCCCGGCTGATCGCCGATCTGCTGAAGACGGCCGGGGCGGACCGCATCCTCACGGTGGACCTGCACACGGACCAGATCCAGGGCTTCTTCGACGGTCCGGTGGACCACCTGTCGGCGCTGCCGGTGCTCGCGGACTACGTGGGCGCGAAGGTGGACCGGAACAAGCTGACGATCGTCTCGCCCGACGCCGGCCGGGTGCGGGTGGCCGACCGCTGGTGCGACCGTCTGGACGCGCCGCTGGCGATCGTGCACAAGCGCCGTGACAAGGACGTCGCCAACCAGGTGACGGTCCACGAGGTCGTCGGCGAGGTCGAGGGCCGGGTCTGCGTGCTGGTGGACGACATGATCGACACCGGTGGCACGATCTGCGCCGCGGCGGACGCGCTGTTCGCCAACGGGGCCGAGGACGTCATCGTGACGGCCACCCACGGCATCCTGTCGGGCCCCGCGGCCGACCGGCTGAAGAACTCGAAGGTGAGCGAGTTCGTGCTGACGAACACGCTGCCGACGCCCGGTGAGCTGGAGCTGGACAAGATCAAGGTGCTGTCGATGGCGCCGACGATCGCGCGCGCGGTGCGCGAGGTGTTCGAGGACGGCTCGGTCACGAGCCTCTTCGAGGAGGACAAGTAG